The nucleotide sequence GCAGGCTGTATAAATCAACAGACATCTTCAACCCCAAGCACAAATCCAACAAGCACAGCCACTCAAACAACCTCACCCCTTAAAGAGACGGCAACAGCCCAGCCAACTTCAACTACACAAGTTCCAACAGACACCGAAAAACCAAAGTATCCGATTACTATTACCGATTTTGCAGATAGAAAAGTCACCATTGAGAAAGAGCCCCAGAAAATTGTTTCCTTAGCTCCAAGTATAACCGAAACCCTATACTTCCTCGGGGCTTTGGATAAAGTTGTAGGTGTTACCCAATATGATGATTTTCCACCTGGAGTTCAAGAAGGTAGAACAGTTATCGGTGGATTTAGCAATCCAAATATCGAAATAATTGCATCTCTGAAGCCTGATTTAGTCATTGCCACATCTATGCACATGAAGTACCTTGATCAACTTGAGCAGATTGCCCCAGTTATAATCATTGACCCCAAGAACATGGATGACATCTACAAAGCGATTGAGCTTCTCGGCAAGGTTGTCAACAAGGAAGAACAGGCACAAAAAGTCATTGCAGATATGAAGTCGAAGGTCGAGGAAATTCAAAATGCAGTTAAGAACAAGTCAAAAGTCAGGGTCTTTTATGTTGTCTGGAATAATCCTCTGATGACTGCTGGAAAGGGAACTTTCATTGATGATTTGATTAAATTAGCTGGTGGAGAAAACATATTCAGTGATGTTGAAGGTTGGGCTCAGGTGAGTGTAGAACAGGTTTTGGCTAAAGACCCAGAAGTCATAATTCTCACGCCTCATTGTGGAATGACAGTTCAAGACATATACAACAGCGAACTTTCAAAGACAACAGCCGCCAAGGAAGGAAAAGTTGTGGTCATTCAAAATGATAACGTTCTCGTAAGACCCTCACCTAGAATAGTCCAAGGCCTTGAGGAACTCGCAAAGGCTATTCATCCTGATGCCTTTGGAGGAAAATACCCACTCACTGTTGTTGACTTCATGAACAGAACAGTCACAATTGAAAAAGAGCCCCAAAGAATTGTCTCACTTGCACCAAGTATAACAGAAACTCTGTTCTATATAGGTGCCGGTGATAAGGTTGTTGGCGTTACAAAGTACGATGACTTCCCACCTCAAGTAGCTAATATTACGAAAATTGGTGGCTTTAGCGATCCTAATGTTGAGATTATCGCATCACTTAAGCCAGACTTGATTATCGGAACTTCAATGCACATTAAATATCTTGACCAGCTCCAGCAGATTGCGCCAGTAATAATCGTTGCGCCAAGAAACATTGATGAAATCTATAAACAAATTGAGCTTTTGGGTAAGGTTACCAACAGGGAAGAATATGCACAGAGTGTTGTTAATGATATGAAGGCAAAAGTTGAGTACATAACTTCAATGGTCAAGGACAAGCCAAAGCCAAAGGTTTTCTTCATAAGCTGGTGGAACCCAATCTACACTCCAGGAAAGGATACATTCCAAGGGGATCTTATTAAACTAGCTGGTGGAGAGAATTTATTCAATGATTTAACTGGCTGGGCACAGGTGAGCATTGAGCAGGTGTTGGCAAGAAATCCAGAAATCATAATACTCTCAGCTCATGCTGGAATTTCACCAGAACAGCTCTGCGAGGCAGAGCTCGCAAAGACAGATGCCGTGAAGAACGGCAGAGTTTATGTTATAAGCGATGACAACATAATTTCGCGTCCAGGGCCTAGGATTGTGCTGGGCTTAGAAGAGCTAGCGGAGTTCATACATCCTGAAGTTTTCAACTATGAACCGCAACCATTGAAATGCAGCGCTACAGCTTCTGGTTAAACTTTCTCTTCTTACTATTTCTTTTGGTGATTGCTATGACGAATGTTTACCACATTGTCCAATTTCAAAGCGGAGATGCATATGTGCTTTTCTATGGTTGCCATTGGCGCTGTTCTTATTGTGTATGGGCGTTTGAAAAATGGAATCTGTGTCTTCCAAACGATTTAAAGAGAAAGCTTGATAAGCTGTGGATCAAGAAGAACATTAAATTTTTGAGCATTGAGGAAGTTGTGGGAATTTTAAAGGAAAACGGTGTTAAGTTAGCTTTTTTCGGAGGCGGAGAGCCTACAATTGATAGAGAGCTCAAACCGTTGATAAAACGCCTGAAAAAAGAAGGGATTGACGTGTGGCTTGTTACTAATGGCGAGCTTTTGGATAAGGAGCTTGTTGATTTGGTAAAAGGAATAACATTCAGCATAAAAGCCCTTGATGATGAGCTTCACAAGAAAATAACTGGAGTTCCTAACTATAAGGCTCTTGAGAACTTTAAGCGCTTTGCAAAAAGCGGAAAAATAGTTGCCGAAACTGTTTATGTTAAAGATCTAGTAGAATGTGATGAAATCCTAAAAATAGCTAAGTTTATCGTATCACTAAACCCAGACATCAGGTTCAGAATTGACCCCCTTGTCCAGAATCCTGTATATGAAGAGGTTGATGAATGCATAAGGAAAGTGAGAAAAATCCTGCCAAACACATATAGAATAAAGGCAACAGGAAAAGGTAAGCTTCCTAATTTGCTTTATCCCAAACTAGGTGAGTAAAATGGGAAAGGCGCTCATGATTCAAGGAACATCATCTGGAGCTGGAAAATCTCTCTTAGCATTAGCTTTGTGCAGAATCTTCACAAATATGGGCTATGACGTAGTCCCATTCAAGAGTCAAAACATGAGCCTAAACTCTGCTCCAAGTATAGAAGGCGGAGAAATTAGCAGAGCGCAGTATTTACAGGCTTTAGCATGCAAAAAGAAACCCTCAATAAAGTTCAATCCAATTCTGCTCAAGCCTGAAGGGAATATGAGGAGTCAAGTTGTATTTATGGGAAAGCCAATAGGAAGCGTCTCCGCTAAAGATTATATGCTCTCTAAGAAGGAGGAGCTTTTTAGAAAAGCCATGCAGGTTTTAGATGAGCTTTTAAAAAAGCATGACATAGTTGTGATTGAAGGTGCCGGCTCACCTGTGGAAATTAATCTCAAAGACTATGATATAGCTAACATGCGTGTTGCAAAGCATGTAGATGCTAAAGTAATCCTCGTTACAGATATTGACAGAGGAGGGAGCTTTGCCTCAATAGTTGGCACAATGGAATTATTAAGCAAAGAAGAGCGGGAACTAGTGATGGGATTTGTCTTCAACAAGTTTAGGGGAGATGTCTCTCTTCTGAAGCCTGGCTTTGAATATCTTGAGAGGAAATACGGTAAGAAAGTTTTGGGTGTAATACCATACACGGAGCACAAAATCCCAGAGGAAGATTCTCTCGTTAGCTTTCCAAAGATTAAGGGCGATTTGCACATCCAAATTATTAAGCTTCCTCATATAAGCAACTTCACAGATTTTGAACCCCTTCATTGGGCAAATGGTATTGATTATGTAACGAAGGCTGAGGAAATCAAAGGGGATTTAATCATAATACCCGGAAGCAAGAATACCGTTGAAGACTTGTTCTGGATGAGAGAGAACGGCATTGAAGATGCTATAGTTCAGGCACACAAAGATGGAGCGTTTGTTGTAGGGATTTGCGGCGGCTTTCAGATGCTCGGAGAGAAAATTATTGACAGCATCGAATCAAAGCGCGGTGAGGTTAAGGGAATTGGACTGTTGAAAGCTAAAACGGTATTTGCTAAAACCAAGAGAACAAACCATTTGAAGGCTGAAGTTCTCTGGGAGCCGTTTAAGGGTATGAGGGTTGAGGGCTATGAGATCAGAATGGGACGCTCTGTATCAGAAAAGCCATTTTCAATAATACGTGAGATAAATGAAACTAAGGCTTTTGAGCCTGAAGGAGCTGTTGGTAGAAGAGTTTTTGGCACTTATCTTCATGGAATCTTCCACAACTTTGAATTTACAGAGCAGTTTTTGAACATGCTTCGCTTAGAAAGGGGTCTTGAACCGATTACAGTGCGGAGATGGAGCATTGAAGAAGAAATCGAACAGTTTGCAAAGATAGTTAAGAAGAGCATTGACATAGATTACATCCTTGAGGTGCTTGAGTAGTCAAAGTTTATTAATTTTGAAGTCCCAGATAAGAGTATGAAAGAGAAATTCACATCTATTGCACTATTAGTTTTGATTATTTTAGCAACTGCGTGTATATCTCATTTTAATTCCACAAACTCAACCCAGATTCCATCCAAGCTTCAAACATCTACCGAATCTCATGCTATTGAAACTACAAGTACTGTTTCTACCCAAACATTTACCACAGCTACTGCTTCAATCTCTGCAACAACTTCCTCAGCAACTACGTCAGCTCCTGCAGAGACACTACCATCAGCTTCCAGTATTCCCAAACCCACGACTTCTTCTCCAATTATGTCAACATCTACATCATCAACACCCACAACCAACTCAACTCTACTTCCAAAAACCTTAACAATCAGTAGCTGGGCGTATCAGCTTCAAAACGCAGACCCTGAGGAAATTGCTAAATCTGGTTTTGATCTTGTAGTTATCGATTACTCAAGAGATGGAACTGATGATAAAGCTTATTCAAGAAGCGAGATTGAAAAAATAAAGGCCGCAGGAGTTATCCCCGTGGCATACATCAGCATTGGCGAGGCTGAAGACTACCGCTTCTACTGGCGCGAAGAGTGGAAAACAAATCCCCCTGCATGGCTTGGCAAAGAAAATCCCGAATGGCCAGGCTGCTATGCTGTAAAATACTGGGATGAGGAGTGGAAGCGCATCGTGTTCGCGTATCTTGATAAGATACTTGCCCAAGGTTTTCAGGGGGTTTACCTTGATAAAGTTGATGAATTTGAATACTGGGCTGATAATGGATATAATGAGAACTGGATAGCAAAACAAATGATAGAACTCATCCTTGAAATAGCAAACTACACAAGAAGCAGAACTGGAGAGACCTTCCTCATAATCCCTCAAAACGGTGAGAACCTTCTCGACTATGATGACGGCAGACTTTTAGCAGCTGTGTCTGGCTGGGCCTCAGAAGATGTGTTCTACAATGGACTTGAGCTAAGTCCGTGGACCGCTGAGAAGGTTTCGTATCTCGATAAAATAATTAGAGTCAAAAAATTTGTGCTTGTAGTGGACTATGTGGATGATGGCACAAGAAGTGAGGAGGACATAAAGAGGATCCTTGATTTTCGCAGCAAAGCGATGAAACGGGGTTATATTCCCTATGCTGCTCTTGTAGATCGGGAACTGGACGAACTTAACATAATTCCAGGAATTCAACCATAGCCTAGTATTTTTGAAATTTTTTCTGCAAGCTTCAACTCCTCAGGGGTATTCACATTCAAGGCCAGCAGTGGATTGCTGAGCTCAAAAAATTCTTCTCCCTCTTCAGCCACAGCATTTAATCCAACAATCGCATATCCTTTATAGACTACAGGGTTGAGATCTTTTGGAACAAGGCTTAGAGGAAGGACTCCTGTTAAGCTTGTCTTTCCATCAAAGGCTTTCTTAATGAGCCAGAAATCACTTGCTTTCACAAAAGGAACGTCTGCAGAGACGCTTATAAAGGGTCCAAACTCTTTTAAAAGCTCTTGAATATCATGAATGTATCCCTTTCCGCTTGTTTCAACAAAGGAGATTCCTTCTTTAATGCAGAATCCCTTCGTTTTAGGCGTATTTTTGCTCAATGCAATTAGAACATCATCAACTTTTTCTGCCTGCTCATAAATCCAGAAAAACATAGGCTTACCTGCAATTTTAAGAATTGGCTTTTCCTTTCCCATTCTGCTTGATTTTCCGCCTGCTAGGATTATTATCATAAATACCACCAAACAAAAGCCAAAATCAAAAGCGTTCCTGCCCTTGTTATTTCAGCTATTGCCCCGATGCAGTCGCCATTTAAACCGCCAAAGTTGTCAAGGCTGAGCTTTATAACATAAGCTCCAATTAAAAGGCATAAAATTGAGAACACTACTTTTTGATTGTAAATTACCAGTGGAAGAAGCAATGCTATGTAAATCAAACTTCCAATGAAAAGCTGCTTTCTGTTCATGGCTTCCATGAAATATGCTCCCAATCCTTTTCCGAGAGGCTTTCTTGTTGCCAATGCAAGAACCATCGCATATTTTGAGTTGAGTTCACTGATGAAAAGGGCATAAAATGGGGCATAGTTCAAGGAATAAACCTGAATGAACAGAACCATAACAACTGCGAAGATTCCTGCTATGCCCGTGTTTAAGTCCTTCATGGCTTTAATTTTCCTTTCTCTGTCTCCTTTAACCATAATTCCATCAGCAAAGTCAGCAAGTCCATCAAGATGAAGCAGGCCTATTGTAAAATACAGGAACAGAACCGTGATTATATTCTTGAGGGGGAAGTCGAAGTAAAGGACAAGTGTAGGCAAAGCTGAAGTGATAACTGCTAAAAGAGGAAACGCCCAAATCTCATGCCTCACCTTTTCAAAATCTCCATGCAAGGGAATTCTCGTCATAAAAGGTATAATATTTTTCATTGGATCACCTCGGCTAATTAATCCAATGTTAAAAAGCCTTAAAAATTCTGCCTCTAATTATCCTGTGCAATGAAGAAAGAACACTACCGAATATTGCT is from Thermococcus paralvinellae and encodes:
- a CDS encoding cobyric acid synthase, producing the protein MGKALMIQGTSSGAGKSLLALALCRIFTNMGYDVVPFKSQNMSLNSAPSIEGGEISRAQYLQALACKKKPSIKFNPILLKPEGNMRSQVVFMGKPIGSVSAKDYMLSKKEELFRKAMQVLDELLKKHDIVVIEGAGSPVEINLKDYDIANMRVAKHVDAKVILVTDIDRGGSFASIVGTMELLSKEERELVMGFVFNKFRGDVSLLKPGFEYLERKYGKKVLGVIPYTEHKIPEEDSLVSFPKIKGDLHIQIIKLPHISNFTDFEPLHWANGIDYVTKAEEIKGDLIIIPGSKNTVEDLFWMRENGIEDAIVQAHKDGAFVVGICGGFQMLGEKIIDSIESKRGEVKGIGLLKAKTVFAKTKRTNHLKAEVLWEPFKGMRVEGYEIRMGRSVSEKPFSIIREINETKAFEPEGAVGRRVFGTYLHGIFHNFEFTEQFLNMLRLERGLEPITVRRWSIEEEIEQFAKIVKKSIDIDYILEVLE
- a CDS encoding ABC transporter substrate-binding protein, with amino-acid sequence MKKKTALLLILLMFGVIIAGCINQQTSSTPSTNPTSTATQTTSPLKETATAQPTSTTQVPTDTEKPKYPITITDFADRKVTIEKEPQKIVSLAPSITETLYFLGALDKVVGVTQYDDFPPGVQEGRTVIGGFSNPNIEIIASLKPDLVIATSMHMKYLDQLEQIAPVIIIDPKNMDDIYKAIELLGKVVNKEEQAQKVIADMKSKVEEIQNAVKNKSKVRVFYVVWNNPLMTAGKGTFIDDLIKLAGGENIFSDVEGWAQVSVEQVLAKDPEVIILTPHCGMTVQDIYNSELSKTTAAKEGKVVVIQNDNVLVRPSPRIVQGLEELAKAIHPDAFGGKYPLTVVDFMNRTVTIEKEPQRIVSLAPSITETLFYIGAGDKVVGVTKYDDFPPQVANITKIGGFSDPNVEIIASLKPDLIIGTSMHIKYLDQLQQIAPVIIVAPRNIDEIYKQIELLGKVTNREEYAQSVVNDMKAKVEYITSMVKDKPKPKVFFISWWNPIYTPGKDTFQGDLIKLAGGENLFNDLTGWAQVSIEQVLARNPEIIILSAHAGISPEQLCEAELAKTDAVKNGRVYVISDDNIISRPGPRIVLGLEELAEFIHPEVFNYEPQPLKCSATASG
- a CDS encoding NTP transferase domain-containing protein, yielding MIIILAGGKSSRMGKEKPILKIAGKPMFFWIYEQAEKVDDVLIALSKNTPKTKGFCIKEGISFVETSGKGYIHDIQELLKEFGPFISVSADVPFVKASDFWLIKKAFDGKTSLTGVLPLSLVPKDLNPVVYKGYAIVGLNAVAEEGEEFFELSNPLLALNVNTPEELKLAEKISKILGYG
- a CDS encoding radical SAM protein; translation: MTNVYHIVQFQSGDAYVLFYGCHWRCSYCVWAFEKWNLCLPNDLKRKLDKLWIKKNIKFLSIEEVVGILKENGVKLAFFGGGEPTIDRELKPLIKRLKKEGIDVWLVTNGELLDKELVDLVKGITFSIKALDDELHKKITGVPNYKALENFKRFAKSGKIVAETVYVKDLVECDEILKIAKFIVSLNPDIRFRIDPLVQNPVYEEVDECIRKVRKILPNTYRIKATGKGKLPNLLYPKLGE
- the cobS gene encoding adenosylcobinamide-GDP ribazoletransferase — its product is MKNIIPFMTRIPLHGDFEKVRHEIWAFPLLAVITSALPTLVLYFDFPLKNIITVLFLYFTIGLLHLDGLADFADGIMVKGDRERKIKAMKDLNTGIAGIFAVVMVLFIQVYSLNYAPFYALFISELNSKYAMVLALATRKPLGKGLGAYFMEAMNRKQLFIGSLIYIALLLPLVIYNQKVVFSILCLLIGAYVIKLSLDNFGGLNGDCIGAIAEITRAGTLLILAFVWWYL
- a CDS encoding MJ1477/TM1410 family putative glycoside hydrolase, producing the protein MSTSTSSTPTTNSTLLPKTLTISSWAYQLQNADPEEIAKSGFDLVVIDYSRDGTDDKAYSRSEIEKIKAAGVIPVAYISIGEAEDYRFYWREEWKTNPPAWLGKENPEWPGCYAVKYWDEEWKRIVFAYLDKILAQGFQGVYLDKVDEFEYWADNGYNENWIAKQMIELILEIANYTRSRTGETFLIIPQNGENLLDYDDGRLLAAVSGWASEDVFYNGLELSPWTAEKVSYLDKIIRVKKFVLVVDYVDDGTRSEEDIKRILDFRSKAMKRGYIPYAALVDRELDELNIIPGIQP